The following are encoded together in the Deinococcus malanensis genome:
- a CDS encoding GH39 family glycosyl hydrolase: MKRLALLLMLGMAGATSTAPATLTLTGEARPIAALAVNGFNTSWQMPLVEALDAVRSVAPTSIRFPGGNVGDDHDLTEQSLRNYKVSLALTGTNTKAIVQTRVFATRAEARNRPEDAGQAARTARDIGLNVAYWEIGNEPDLYATNRGDPSWTPEKYCQVFRAQREAILKADPGAKIAGPATSKGTGSAMNYLERFIRACGDVVDLVTWHEYPTDGSAADEVALATAPDVSARVDQVRELLRDPQRNPLGHQRDYQLGVTEYSLSWRSQGPHLADQVAALWAAETTLRLADAGADVSSYFAIIAAGNHGLVDLAGIPRPTLYAFQQLRHYRGEALTIRSSDPALWVHAARHANTVQLLITNTSTAPRPVATELPGYQLIGAKTFTQQTVADEADFIRLKLGPAADLPGRSLTRLAYKRLP; this comes from the coding sequence GTGAAACGCCTCGCGCTCCTCCTCATGCTCGGCATGGCCGGCGCCACGAGCACGGCGCCCGCTACCCTCACCCTCACCGGCGAGGCGAGGCCCATCGCGGCCCTGGCGGTAAACGGCTTCAACACCAGCTGGCAGATGCCGCTCGTCGAGGCGCTTGACGCCGTGCGTTCCGTGGCGCCCACATCCATCCGTTTTCCCGGGGGGAACGTCGGCGACGACCACGACCTGACCGAGCAGAGCCTGCGCAACTACAAAGTCAGCCTCGCCCTCACGGGCACGAATACCAAAGCCATCGTGCAGACGCGCGTGTTCGCCACCCGCGCCGAAGCGCGCAACCGCCCGGAAGACGCCGGGCAGGCCGCCCGAACCGCCAGGGACATCGGCCTGAACGTCGCATACTGGGAGATCGGCAACGAACCCGACCTGTACGCCACCAACCGCGGCGACCCCAGCTGGACTCCCGAGAAGTACTGCCAGGTGTTCCGCGCCCAGCGCGAAGCCATCCTGAAAGCCGACCCCGGCGCAAAAATCGCCGGGCCCGCCACGTCCAAGGGGACTGGCTCCGCCATGAACTACCTTGAGCGGTTCATCCGCGCGTGTGGGGACGTCGTGGATCTCGTCACCTGGCACGAGTACCCCACCGACGGGTCCGCGGCCGACGAAGTGGCTCTCGCGACCGCGCCCGACGTGAGCGCGCGCGTGGACCAGGTTCGCGAACTCCTGCGCGACCCGCAGCGCAACCCCCTCGGGCACCAGCGCGACTATCAGCTGGGCGTGACCGAGTACAGCCTCTCATGGCGCTCGCAGGGCCCCCACCTCGCCGATCAGGTCGCCGCACTGTGGGCCGCCGAGACGACCCTGCGCCTCGCGGACGCGGGCGCGGACGTCAGCAGCTACTTCGCCATCATCGCCGCCGGCAACCATGGCCTGGTCGACCTGGCCGGCATTCCCCGCCCGACGCTGTACGCCTTTCAGCAGCTCAGGCACTACCGTGGAGAAGCGCTCACCATCCGTTCCAGTGACCCTGCCCTGTGGGTACACGCGGCGCGCCACGCGAACACCGTGCAGCTGCTGATCACCAACACCAGCACCGCGCCGCGGCCCGTCGCGACCGAGCTTCCCGGCTACCAGCTGATCGGCGCGAAGACCTTCACGCAGCAGACAGTGGCGGACGAAGCGGACTTCATCCGCCTGAAGCTCGGCCCGGCAGCCGATCTGCCTGGACGT
- a CDS encoding carbohydrate ABC transporter permease — MAISTPNAKTNATTRHRRRVSGTRPLTRGGAYLLLALGALLTLAPFYFMFVFATHDRSEIFHIPPPIWFGDNATINYNNLIERVPFWRGLWNSLYLAIMTTVTTLFFCSLAGLAFAMYTFKGREFLFAIVLATLLIPTALNIVPFALIMQAIGWIDTPRALWVPGMAGAFGIFLMRQYIGSAIPKELMEAGRIDGASEFGIYRRIILPLCGPALGTLGMITFIGSWNSFVGPLIIFRSAETYTAPLLIRSLQAVANTDWGALMVGVALTVLPLLVIFAFASRQLIEGLTSGSLKG, encoded by the coding sequence ATGGCCATATCCACGCCCAACGCCAAGACCAATGCCACGACCCGTCACCGCAGGCGCGTCAGCGGCACCCGCCCGCTCACCCGCGGCGGCGCGTACCTGCTCCTCGCGCTCGGCGCGCTCCTCACCCTCGCGCCCTTCTACTTCATGTTCGTGTTCGCCACGCACGACCGCTCCGAAATCTTCCACATCCCACCGCCCATCTGGTTCGGGGACAACGCCACCATCAACTACAACAACCTCATTGAACGCGTCCCGTTCTGGCGAGGACTCTGGAACAGCCTGTACCTGGCCATCATGACCACCGTCACGACCCTATTCTTCTGCTCCCTCGCCGGGCTCGCCTTCGCGATGTACACCTTCAAGGGCCGCGAGTTCCTGTTCGCGATCGTGCTGGCGACGCTGCTGATCCCCACTGCGCTGAATATCGTGCCGTTCGCGCTGATCATGCAGGCGATCGGCTGGATCGACACGCCCCGTGCACTGTGGGTGCCTGGCATGGCCGGCGCATTCGGCATCTTCCTGATGCGCCAGTACATCGGGAGTGCCATACCGAAAGAACTGATGGAGGCAGGCCGTATCGACGGGGCCAGTGAATTCGGTATCTACCGCCGCATCATTTTGCCCCTGTGCGGTCCGGCCCTCGGCACGCTCGGGATGATCACCTTCATCGGCTCGTGGAACAGCTTCGTCGGACCGCTCATCATCTTCCGTTCCGCGGAAACCTACACCGCGCCGCTCCTGATCCGCAGTCTTCAGGCCGTCGCGAACACCGACTGGGGCGCACTGATGGTCGGCGTGGCCCTGACCGTGCTGCCGCTGCTGGTGATCTTCGCGTTCGCCTCACGACAGTTGATCGAGGGGCTCACTTCCGGGTCACTCAAAGGGTGA